ttaaagaatactaaaagtcctattgtacactctgcacaaggtgtgttgtgatgctcattgctatcttaaacgcCGCCAATCTTATATTTACATGCCTTTTTTTACATGTGTTTGTGAATATATGTATGCTGATGGGTGtgttggtctggaaatgaggtgtgttcaggtaaatttctggtgtattgctatcttggcaacagaaaacacaggtgcaccactgactgaatagaacctagacagacgtcaacagtcagacgttcattgctatcttggcagtgaattgtcaacacaggtacATCACATCCCCAACACaaaagtgcacaaacccaacttttacatcaaccataaacagaatacaaatttaaattacattattttacatccATACAAAATATAGGTTGATATAGGTCACAGCTTTaaagagcaggtcagtttcctctgctgggaAGCGTTGGACACATataggtagctgcgctgttaaaatagcaatccaccaataTCAGaaagcacctggctcttaaagagcaTGTAAGGCAAGTGATatgctgattagtttattttacatacactacatatatctctctatctcttatccctgtcttccttatttctctctcaccatttcaaattaaaagcctttAGAGTTTTGTAATTacgatttattttaatccatccATTGTTTAATCCATCCACCCccaaacatacagtacattcatacatatatatatatacatactctaCATACAAATCTATTCAAACcagtctagccctgtgtgaaatgtgtttgccccctaaatctaataacttagtTGTGTctctcttggcggcaacaactgcaatcaagctttactgataactgacaacgagtctttcacatctctgtggaggaattttgttcctcTCTTCTTTAcacaattgttttaattcagacacattggaggattttccagcataaacatcctgtttaagatcatccacagcatctcaataagactttgactaggccactccaaaaccctcacttagttttatattttaaaccattcagaggtggacttttgtctgtgtgctttgggtcattgtcctgctgcagaacccaagtattcctgagcttgaggttgctaaggaacagatggtcggatattctccttcaggattgtctggtaaacagcagaattcctgattccatctaatacagcaagttgtccagcagccccagaccatcacaacactaccaccaccatgttttactacagtcagtatgatgttctttttctgaaattatgtgttttatagttttacacccAATATAACGGAACACACATCTTCCAAAACGTTCCACTCTTGTCACGTCAGTCTAAAGAATATTTTCCTGTAGCTTACCAGGTTCCTGAAGGAGAGCCCATCATCTGAGCTCTTGGTAACGGATGGACAGCTGATGTGGATGAGGGGCAGAAATGAATCGTAGTAATCGAAGGCGTAGATGTAGAGGATGGTGAGGCGGGGAGAGTTGATCATGGatagaagtagaaagagagattTCCCTCTGTGTAACGCCTGCAGGAAATTCACATAAAAGAGAATaattaacattataaaaaaataatcagtgcaCATTTAAAATTATGTACTAATCTGCTGTCACACTGGAGTGGAAGCTTTAAAGTCAGCTAGCAAGACTTTTGGCACAACAATGCATTTTTTTAGACTGCAAATAATGCAGCATCAGTGGGGCTCAACACGCttgaaggagaacactaactgcgcTGTGTTTGATCCCTTGCAGCAGCGTAaactatagactgtgtatagctggacagagcatcgtctctcaaaagtgaagccatcacaggtcgggtgccccctgctgttcggtttcagaaagctgtgtaaccccacccattcccataggtttcaatggcaaaacagaacaactttcgatcacgtttttttctaatatactgtaattctacctccattatttaaatgcagcagctagtgtaacctctgcttatattgtcaaatttttatatccccacagaattcgttttttaaaaactttattcagctctattcaaataggtgtggttattgtaaaagggctggttatgggcgggaccaataacagaccgtcagctccgctctgcagcctgtgacctcgaggcagccctcaggggcggagttatttaaatgagtaggctgtctctccacagtctttctccctcctctggtctctactgcgctctacagactcgggtttcaggatcgccaacatggcggaagattttggcttcattttcagtgaatgaatgggaacggcgacagtGCGtcaatctttttttacagtctctggcgtAAACAATTAATCTATGAACAAATCatttgtaaaagaaaatcctGTATCAGTGGTGCTCAAACTTTTGCATACCAGTGTATTTATGTTCTTATCCACTGAACAAAAAACTTTCAAATTTGCCTTAAAGGTCTCCTTCGGCTAAAATACTTTGGTGAAATTggatatgatgctgcatatgaaactgttcctcaaccccCATTGTGTGTAGTAGCTAATAagagaaaatcctcagaaatacgagtgaATCAGTAAAGGCTCTGAAGTCTAGGTCAACcaatgagttcatggcctcgcccacctcggctcagggccgcttacagttctgtttactctacttagcgttagctatcttgtgtaagtagttataggtttaaatcggatctccggttgattctgcgttttaccgagaccttaaattaaacactagggaagcacggtttgataaGACAGCAAAACTGAAaagaacaccagtcaaagcggGTGCTGTTCacatcggattttatgatataaagcggATTCTGGGGCTTCGCTGCCCAAACACAGAATAACCAAGCCTGAGGTAAGAGTTTGAAAAACGTTTCTCGGCTGTGGGGCTGTTCAACCCTGAGAGTTTATGGTTTAACAAAATGTAACTttttgggttaactttacctagcactacCTAGtcttagagctgtaaaattgactgtggggggaggctggtaggcgttctctgctgcagtgctgttagccaatcagaggcgatatatatttgcatgtatgaatattcatgagcaagagccaaaacctgtctttcttcagagaccactaattcagtgatctaaagcagggctaaatagaaacacctgaaccctttttttcccacaaaaaaacataaatgaaaaaatggtggaatgagacctttaacaaaaATATTAGATTTGATCTTTGTTTTCACATGAGAATCAGCTGAAAGTAAAACTGTCTCCATTCAGAATTTTTGGCTGGTGTTTTCCAGATCAAACTGAAAGCGTGACTGCTCTGTTTAGAGTCACGTGACGCAGGGCAGGGGTAAGGCTTGTGGTAAAAGAATGGCTGGAGATAAcagcactttatttattttgtaataagaATTTCCCTCAGCTGCTCCAACTGAAACTGTGATGAGGTGatatagactcaccttacatgacCTGTATCTGATATCAGGGCTTCTCAGAAATCCAACAAAAGCTCAAACAGCCAAGCCCACATGTTTCACACTGGATATAATAAGTGTTTTATACAATCTTCTTGTCACAATCACTTTTTAATGCACATTTACTTTATACTACTATTAACTAACAAATGCATATACACTATATTGACTATACTGGCAAAAATATTCGCTCATGCATGCAAATCATTGAACTCAAGTCACTTTTCCATGTTCACAggtgtttaataaaaacagcagctaggcatgctgggactgcttctacaaatattagtaatgaaagaatgggtctcaggctctcaggagctcagtcaactccagcactgtggtactgtgataggatgcatcaattgtgcaacaagtccagtcatgaaatttcctcactactaaagcTCTTCATCATAGATCTGCTACAATTATTCAGTGTATCAAACAGTGTTTGAGGAAAATGTGATAGCATCTTTCTAGATGCAGAACATGAAGCATCACACAGCtgagagaattctgcatggaggagtgggaaacacttctggagttcactgagctcctgagagcaaccTGTTCTTTCAccaatgtttgtagaagcagttttcatgactagctgctgcttttatatatttctgtGGACGTGGAAGCGATTGGAACCTGAGATTTGGATGGGTATAGGATATAGTCTATATCTGCTTCACATTTTCACTGCCTATAGTTACAACATCTACATTTACCAGAAACGTTTTTCAAAACCATATATAAAACCTAAGATTAAATTAACACTGAACCAAGCTGAGGTCAGATCTTTTAAAAAGCAGTCCTAGTGTATCATGTGACCCCTTGGGAAAATTAATTGCCCATatgataaaatatgtaaaaaaaaaataaataaaatacaagcgTTTTCATGTCCTAATTTTTGCATGCTTGTATAAATACCTTATATTCCCAGAGAGTCTGAGGACGTTTAAAGCCCAGTTCCTGCACAATCTGCACCTCCTTCAGCAGAGCACGTCTATGGAGCTGATTTACTATACTGTAGGGAGGCTTCAGTAAGTCCTGCTCTGAAAGTACATTCAgcaatctaacacacacacacacacacaaatataactAAGAGAAAACACATacaacacatataaacacacatatatatgaacTATTATGGTGGTGCTGTACCTGCCGTTAACCTGTTCCCTGCTGAAGGTGTCTCTGTATGGAGAAGCCCACGCCCCCAGATTCTCCATCCACATGTTCACCTCCTCCGTTGACCACGCCCCCAGCGGCTTCTTCACCAGCAGCTCCACCTTCGAATCCCCACCGCTCCAGTGAAACACCAGAAACACCGCCTAACAGCACCAAACAccgtaattaaacattttattacaaaaaatatatactttattagttgaattactggccactttattggaaacaccaaccttATACAAGTTGTAATTGGCCATTTTACTAGAAACACCTGCAAtacacttccactcactggtcactttattagtaACACCAACACATCACCTTTCTAAATGCTTTAACTggtcaatttattagaaacaccaactttaTATATActcccactggccactttattagaatcacCAACCGTAGACATGTattaattggccactttattagaaacaccaaccgtAGACATGtattaactggccactttataagaaacaccaaCACACCACCGTTATATATGCTTTAACTGgtcaatttattggaaacaccaattTTAGACATGTCttaattggccactttattagaaacaccaacctaaTACATGTCTtaactgtccactttattagaaacaccaacctaaTACAGGTcttaactggccactttaatggaaacaccaATCTTACACAAGTCTTAACTGGCCAACCTAATAAATgtttaactggccactttattagaaacaccaatctTAGACATGtcttaactggccactttattagaaacaccaagcTAATACATGTCttaactggccattttattagaaacaccaatctTATACATGtcttaactggccactttattagaaacaccaatctTATACATGTCttaactggccattttattagaaacaccaagcTAATATGtcttaactggccactttattagaaacaccaatctTAGACATGTCTTAACTggttactttattagaaacaccgtgCTAATACATGtcttaactggccactttattagaaacaccaatctAACACATGtcttaactggccactttattagaaacaccaacctttCACGTGtcttaactggccactttattagaaacaccaacttttCACATGtcttaactggccactttattagaaacaccaacctttCACATGtcttaactggccactttattagaaacatatgCAAACAcacctccactcactggccactttattagaaacaccaatacACTAGCTTTATACATGCTTGAACTGGCCAAttaattagaaacaccaacttcATATGTGTGcttccactggccactttattagaaacaccgaccTAATACATGtcttaactggccactttattagaaacaccaatttTAGACATGTCTtagttggccactttattagaaacacatgcaaacacacctccactcactggccactttattagaaacatcaacACAACaatctattttacatttttaaattcaatTCCCATTGCTATTTACGagtaaattaccttttttttacaatatactaatgtgattggctgaaaggcattctatgagtgccattatcagccgttaatgctctccatgtattactccgccacatacaggtaacctagcaatgatgcagcgcttacaaaccaaacagcacagctacaaaacAGAGCAGTAATTTTAACTATTgtaactggcagagtttttataaccaaacatatcctattttcttttcctctttaactcaaaacctttcaataaacagcgaaaatgaaactgtggtatatttgcaataatacactcaattgTTAGTGGAAactgccaatattacactttacAGCACTCTCTCTTACaggttttagttatttatttttcctggATGTTTAATGCAAAATGTTGTACACTTCATTTTGCACCTTTTTCAGTtactgactggacctgaagatcttaaatggcaaaaataaaggtaaaaactTTTGACGGTAGTGTACATTCCAGTTAGAGGATTGATATTTCCTCATTGGGATTCCCCACATCGCTCTGGTTGTGGTAAATAATGGAAGCaatattttcacttttatttttgaGTGCCTGAGTGTTTCAGGTGATGCATTTCAGGAATTCTGTGAAAAGCATATGAACACACATACCTTCACCACAGTAGTGCACAAAAAAATTTtaattactaaaaaatatattgatttacTATAGTGTGCATTACAGCATACAATGACACTTTACAGTTTGtgtaaggctggtaactcttgcttttcctttcttgggtcagtcctgatgagacccagtttcatcataacgtttttgatggtatttgaactgcacttgaggatacttttaaagctcttgactgacctttatttttaagtaatcttTTTTAgtacttctcataatctggattagaacattactcaaatacagcTATTCACTGtagacctgtaactctacctcttcactactttacaactgatgctttcaactTTAATTTATGGTTGTTTAACTCACAGCGAGGATGGTGAGAGCGATGAGGACTCCAGAGAAGAGACCACCAGTACCCAGCCATGGTCTCCACTGCACCGGTGGAGCTCGAATGCAGCGGATTGTGACTGGTTCAACCTGCTCTGAGAGCTTTAGCACCAGCAGAGCTTGGGCGACGGCCGGATCAGCCTGGATGATTTGCTTCCTTTTCTCCACATCAGCCCCAAAATGCTTCTGCACCAGATCTCTGCAAAGAAAATCACACGTACAAACATGATTTCATGCATGGGCTGTGGTAAACAGTTAATTTTCTATACTATTGGAATCATTTTGAAGTAGATCCATAACTAAAAGTGGGAGCTAGCAGGTTAAATTACAgccttcaaacatggtggaggtagtttcaaaCACTGTGGGCCTTATTTGagtaatctacagctctggaaaaaataagagaccacttcagtttctgaatcagtttctctgattttgatatttataggtttatgtttgagtaaaataaacattgttgttttattctataaactacagacaacatttctcccaaattccaaatttaaatattgtaatttagagaatttatttgcagaaaatgagaaatgtctataattaccaaaaaacaattaagcagagctttcagacctcatatttatgagattttaagagttcagaaatcaatatttggtggaataaccctgttttttaatcacagttttcatgcatcttggcatcatgttctcctccaccagtcttacacactgcttttggataactttatgctgaagCTCCGGAGATGTtggaccttccaacaggacaattaTCCCAAGGATACCTCCAATTCTACTATGGCTTGGTTGCAGAAGAAGGACTGCAAGATTCTGAAGTGGCCATCACAAACACTgacttaaaggtctccttctgctaaaatccactttttcttgttcattgtgaaatactataggtctctctataggagttgtatatgcatgctgcatatgaaactgttcttcagcctccactgtctgcagtagctgataaaagaaaatcctcagaaatacgagttgatccaGAAAGGCTCAgaagtctacgtcaaccagtgagttcatggcctttcCTGCCTCAGCTCAGGATCTGATCCATGGAGGAGctcacagctctgtttacagagctagttagcgttagctatcttgtgtaagtaactataggtttaaaacGGATCTCCAGTTGATTCCGCGTTTTAACGAGACCTTAactatacactagggaagcacggtttgacaaggtagctcaactcgacagaacaccaggcAAAGCGGGCGCCGTTCGCGCCTCGGATTATATGGTATAGAGCATCTCTGGGGCTTCAATGTGGTTAAACTGCCTAAGCATCGAATCACCAAGTCTAAGGTAAAGAGTTTAGTAGCGTAAGTTTAGCTGAAATAAATGTTATCAAAGCCGCAAGGAGAGTCTGATGTTACGCAAAGTTTAGGGGTTTACTTTATCTATCACtatgctgtatctttataactaaggctgtatctctgaaaacattttgtcctttgagttttagagctgatATAATTGCATGTATgtatattcatgagcaagagccaaaacctgtctttcttcagagaccactaactcagtgatctaaagcagggctaaatagaaacacctgagcactttttttcacaaaaaacggctcgcatggcattcattcatactagagacacaactagactgtttaaaatgaatttaaaaacgatggaacTGAAGATGGAGACCTTTAAATCCCATAAAAATCTCTGCTAGGACTTGAAGAAGGCAGTTGCAACATAAAAGCCCAAGAATGTTGAAGAACTGGAGGCCTGTGCCCATAAACAATCGGCTACAATACCTGGTGATTGCTGCAAGAAACTTGTGTTAATCTCTGCTTGATGTCAGAAGGACATTATTACTATGTATTAATGTTGTATGTGACTAACTAAGAGTTGAATAATTTTGTCAATGAGgaatttaaagtaaatatagttGTAATTTAAGTCCTTATTGGATCTGATtgtgaaaaagataaaaaaaaataagtgttaaactatggcgtcacatcaatgccGAGGACGCAAAAATgcaagtcgggggcgcaaaaataccatgtgaaaaaaattaaccagcacgttttaacattttgcgtgtgtaaattaacttctcgtgagcacaaatgtgaaactagcgagcaaaaaaaagtgaattgtGTGTGCGCTGAAGAAAATTTTGCTCTCGACTGAGtttttttgcgctcgagttttgaaaggggtggttttgacagtttgggggcggggtcagggtcacctccctcagcgaatgctattggctgatatctccagggtttttgacggaccgcctacctccacgagccggaggagggaggggagagaaggacggcaggagagttagctagctggctatgctaacatccaaacaacccactGTCCGACGCTGTTAACCCGagtttagtgcccggagcgacTGGCTCTGTTTGCTTGGGTTAGTGCCTGGAGCAACCAGCTCTCTGGGCCAACAGCACCAGTGGCTATAAGCAccaaacccgggcagacagagccagagggcgggttgtttggatgttagcatagccagctagctaactctcctgccttCCTTCTTttcccgccctcctccggctcgtggaggtaggagGTCCGttacaaaccctggagatatcagccaatagtgtTTGCTGATGGAGGTGACCCTGGCCCCACCCCCAAACTTTCAAAACCACCCCCTTCAAAACTCGAGCACAAACCGCTGCTACAGGTaattcacctggtatttttgcggccttgacttttgacattgatgtgacgccagaataaacttgctaaaacactttactgcagtgGAGGTTGAATCATTTGGAACACAACTGTATACATGTGAGAGTCAcgggagctgcaggagaagtgaGATATCTGCTTACCTGAATAAAATGTTGATCTTAGGGAAGCTCCACCAGATCTGGCGGCACTCTGGACACTCCTTTTTGAGCGAGGTCAGAAAACACTGGGCCAGGCAGTGGCGGCAGAAGGTGTGCCCACAGGTGAGGGTGGTGGGGTCCACCAGGACCTGATAGCAGCAGTGGCAGAGGAACTCTTGTTGTGGGAGCTCTTCatcttcttcctcatcctcttctgaGGAATCTAGATACCCGAGCTCTATAGCACAGTGGTCTGGGTTCTGCTGGACATCCATTGGACTTATCTAATAGCCAATAGAAgagttaatattaatataacatacCATTTGTGTCACTactttactctaaataaacacatttttacatatagAAAAAACATGAGTTATTAAATTGGGGATGAGTTATTGAGTTAGGGAAGAGCTATTGAGTCAGGCATGAGTTACTGAATTGGAGATAAATTactgagttggggatgagttattAGTTTGGGCATGATTTattgagtttgggatgagttattGAGTTAGGGATGAGCTATTGAGTCAGGGATGAGTTtttgagttgtggatgagttatTGAGTTGGGGATGGGTTATTGAGTTGGGGATGGGTtattgagttggggatgagttattGATATGGGGATATGGTGGGatgggatggtgatcatccaacatcctgacctcaataaTTCTTGCTCTTGTTActaaatgcaaccaaatcctcaaAGCAGAGCTCCACAGCATCTAGTATAGTTTTCTccagacagtaaagacagttactccaacaaaagaaggatAAACTCTTATTAATACCCATGATTTCAAAGCATACAACAAATAACAAggtgttaaaacattttaaatgtaaccGTATAAAAGTGATACTCCTATTTACCAGTTTTAATGTGAAAACATGCAACCAtgctgtgtttacctctgtttaattcattttcaacCATCTAAATATTTAATTTGGCCTGTATAATACTAATGAGTCATTTAAAAATAcgttaccagtcaaaagtttggacacaccttcttatttaatgttttttataatttttttctacatagtaaatggatactgaagtgattcagattatgaaggaacacataaagaatcatgtagtaacttaaaagtgttaaacaaaccaaaatactgtgtgAAGAAGCAtctagatgctcttatctggggagctgttttaaacttgtggtttctgaggctggtaactctgaagaacttatcctgtacaacagaggaaactcttactcttcctctcctagggtggtcctgatgagagctagtttcatcaTTTTAATGTTCTGGCTGGTCTCTGCGGTaacagcacttgaggatacttttaaagtttttgaagttcttctttttggattgcctgacctttatttcttaaagaattattattttttacttagttgagtagtttttgtcataatctggattagaacattactcaaatattcactattcactgtatacctgtaactctaactcttcactactttactttaactgatgctctcaaacactttattaagagacaagaaattcaagtaatccacCTCAtatagctgactgagaaaataccaagatgtgcaaagcctAAAAGTCATCTAATcataaaatcaatttaaaatataaaaacatattctggtttgtttaacacttttttgttgattaaataattccatatgtttttcttcatagtttggatgactttagttctagtctacaatacagaacattttaaatctgTAAGTAAAAGTCATTAtgaaatgatagagagagagtttgagGGTTGTTTCTACTTACAGTATGTTTGAGAAGTTCATAGGCGGGAGCGTGAGGAAGCTTGTGACAAATATGAAAGTGTAACTCAACTTTAGTAAACAGCAGTAAAGTGAAAGTAACGCCCACATGCCTGACGAGGGGAACTCAGCCTAAACCTGTTTTCTGAACCTGTTCATCCTTTATAAAGCTTTACAAAATGTTTATGAGCATATTAATACGattaaaggataaaataaatgttatttctgTGTAGAGAAGTTGGTAAACTTTGTGTATATCGAATCTTTAGGTTAAATTGTCGTTTAttgaatatataaagtatatacaccaatcaagcataacattatgaccacctccttgtctcTGCACCCATTATCCCGTTTAGTTTCAGCTCCTCTGATCATATAGAAGCATTCTGTAGTTCTGTGATATATTTACAGGCTGTAAATAtctgtgggtagcatcctgtagGCAATGTCCTGTTGGCAGTATCCTGTGGGAAACGTCCTGTAGACAGTGTACTGTGGGCAGTTTCCTTAGGCCATTGTCCTGTAGGCAAAGTACTgcgtgtagtgtcctgtaggcaacttcctgtgggtagtgtcctgtaggcaggaTCCTGTGGACACTGTTCTGTGGGCAATTGGCCTGTAGGCAatgtcctgtgggtagtgtcctgtaggcagcaatCTGTGGGTTATGTCCACTGGGTCGCATCCTGTaggcaatgtcctgtgggcaacgttttgtaggcagcgtcctgtggacaGAGTCCTGTAGGGAGTGTagtgtgggcagcatcctgtgggcaaagTCCTGTGGACAACGTCCTGTGAACATTGTACTGTGGGTGATTtcctgtgggcagcgttctgCGGGCAGCAATCTGTGGGtgatgtcctgtgggcagcaatCAGTGGACAATGTACTGTGGCAACAACCTGTGAGCAGCCTCCTGTGGAAATTATACTGTGGACAGTAtcctgtgagcagcgtcctgtggacattctcctg
The Astyanax mexicanus isolate ESR-SI-001 chromosome 13, AstMex3_surface, whole genome shotgun sequence DNA segment above includes these coding regions:
- the LOC103026904 gene encoding bifunctional apoptosis regulator-like, coding for MDVQQNPDHCAIELGYLDSSEEDEEEDEELPQQEFLCHCCYQVLVDPTTLTCGHTFCRHCLAQCFLTSLKKECPECRQIWWSFPKINILFRDLVQKHFGADVEKRKQIIQADPAVAQALLVLKLSEQVEPVTIRCIRAPPVQWRPWLGTGGLFSGVLIALTILAAVFLVFHWSGGDSKVELLVKKPLGAWSTEEVNMWMENLGAWASPYRDTFSREQVNGRLLNVLSEQDLLKPPYSIVNQLHRRALLKEVQIVQELGFKRPQTLWEYKALHRGKSLFLLLSMINSPRLTILYIYAFDYYDSFLPLIHISCPSVTKSSDDGLSFRNLQEPPDWAQWAEFLVKLCLLPYQLLADFAWDWLDVHYWTSLFVIWNAFLLTLREARLLRLLWGRTDLRSVLKMAGWHVLGTALGWLNWIILWPFVPQFVCNLFFYWALYFLPLNNTFTLIQVMCPHILRGP